From a single Brassica oleracea var. oleracea cultivar TO1000 chromosome C5, BOL, whole genome shotgun sequence genomic region:
- the LOC106295509 gene encoding sugar transport protein 4 codes for MAGGFVSQTPGVRNYNYKLTPKVFVTCFIGAFGGLIFGYDLGISGGVTQMEPFLEEFFPYVYKKMKNAHENEYCRFDSQLLTLFTSSLYLAALVSSLFASTITRVFGRKWSMFLGGLTFFIGSAFNGFAQNIAMLLIGRILLGFGVGFANQSVPVYLSEMAPPNLRGAFNNGFQVAIIFGIVVATIINYFTAQLKGNIGWRISLGLACVPAMMIMIGALILPDTPNSLIERGFTEDAKKMLQSIRGTSEVDEEFQDLIDASEESKQVKHPWKNIMLPRYRPQLIMTCFIPFFQQLTGINVITFYAPVLFQTLGFGSKASLLSAMVTGIIELLCTFVSVFTVDRFGRRVLFLQGGIQMLISQIAIGVMIGVKFGTVGTGNIGKTDANLIVALICIYVAGFAWSWGPLGWLVPSEISPLEIRSAAQAINVAVNMFFTFLVAQLFLTMLCHMKFGLFFFFAVFVFIMTIFIYLMLPETKNVPIEEMNRVWKAHWFWGRFIPDEAVGVSAAEMQQKSV; via the exons ATGGCCGGAGGGTTCGTCAGTCAAACGCCGGGAGTTCGTAACTATAACTACAAACTCACACCGAAAGTGTTCGTAACATGTTTCATCGGTGCTTTTGGTGGTCTCATCTTCGGATACGATCTCGGGATCTCAG GAGGGGTAACCCAAATGGAGCCATTCTTGGAAGAGTTTTTCCCTTACGTGTATAAGAAGATGAAGAACGCACACGAGAACGAGTACTGTCGTTTTGATAGCCAGCTTCTCACTCTCTTCACTTCGTCTCTCTATTTAGCGGCTTTGGTCTCTTCCTTGTTCGCTTCCACGATAACCCGAGTCTTCGGAAGGAAATGGTCCATGTTCCTCGGTGGTCTCACCTTCTTCATCGGCTCTGCTTTCAACGGCTTTGCTCAAAACATCGCCATGCTTCTCATCGGTCGTATCTTGCTCGGTTTCGGAGTCGGATTCGCCAATCAA TCAGTTCCTGTCTATCTGTCGGAAATGGCTCCTCCGAATCTAAGAGGAGCGTTCAACAATGGGTTTCAAGTAGCGATTATATTCGGTATCGTTGTCGCAACGATCATCAACTACTTCACCGCACAGTTGAAAGGTAACATCGGATGGAGAATCTCACTAGGGTTAGCTTGTGTCCCTGCGATGATGATTATGATCGGAGCTCTGATCCTTCCCGACACTCCCAACTCTCTCATCGAACGTGGCTTCACCGAAGATGCCAAGAAAATGCTCCAATCTATCCGAGGAACCAGTGAAGTCGATGAAGAGTTTCAAGATCTCATTGATGCGAGCGAGGAGTCTAAGCAAGTGAAACACCCGTGGAAGAACATCATGCTTCCTCGTTACAGACCGCAGTTGATAATGACTTGCTTCATTCCTTTCTTCCAACAGCTTACCGGAATCAATGTCATTACGTTTTACGCTCCCGTTCTGTTTCAAACCTTAGGGTTCGGTAGCAAAGCCTCGCTCTTGTCGGCTATGGTAACGGGAATCATCGAGCTCTTGTGTACCTTTGTCTCTGTTTTCACGGTTGATAGGTTTGGAAGAAGAGTCTTGTTCCTCCAGGGAGGTATCCAGATGCTTATCTCTCAG ATTGCTATTGGAGTCATGATCGGAGTCAAGTTTGGAACGGTTGGAACAGGGAACATAGGGAAAACAGATGCTAATCTGATCGTGGCGCTGATCTGCATCTATGTAGCGGGTTTCGCCTGGTCGTGGGGACCGTTGGGATGGCTGGTACCTAGTGAGATATCTCCACTAGAGATCCGATCAGCAGCTCAAGCCATAAACGTAGCGGTCAACATGTTCTTCACATTCCTTGTAGCTCAGCTCTTCCTGACTATGCTCTGCCACATGAAGTTCGGACTATTCTTCTTCTTTGCGGTGTTTGTCTTTATAATGACGATATTTATCTACTTGATGTTGCCTGAGACGAAGAATGTGCCCATTGAAGAGATGAATAGAGTTTGGAAGGCACACTGGTTCTGGGGAAGGTTTATTCCTGATGAAGCTGTTGGTGTTAGTGCTGCTGAGATGCAGCAAAAGTCTGTATGA
- the LOC106343585 gene encoding E3 ubiquitin ligase BIG BROTHER-related-like, producing MPMENDNDHAANVVLTAEQASKVNDTAVRLPENLQTGVVSESGGGSEKGAEAVETAVAEDVDESGSNTVGELPPRSSSARVPFTNLSQIDADLALARTLQEQERAYMMLTMNSEVSDYGSWETGSYVYEEDDEYETDDDPQGDAPDVNAHEDEGRNADEEEVGYSDDEAFARAIQEAEEREMADRLSALTGLANRVEDPEEDDHTSQDAWDEMDPDELSYEELLALGDIVGTESRGLSADTIASLPSKIYKDGDNQNGTNESCVICRLDYEDDDDLILLPCKHSYHSECINNWLKINKSCPVCSAEVSTSTAGQS from the exons ATGCCCATGGAGAACGACAATGACCACGCCGCCAACGTCGTCCTCACCGCCGAGCAAGCGAGCAAGGTTAACGACACTGCCGTACGGTTGCCGGAGAATCTTCAGACCGGCGTCGTCTCAGAATCCGGAGGTGGAAGCGAGAAAGGAGCGGAAGCGGTGGAGACGGCGGTGGCGGAGGATGTGGATGAGAGCGGATCGAATACGGTGGGAGAGCTACCTCCCCGATCTTCCTCAGCGAGAGTTCCGTTCACTAATCTGAGCCAGATTGATGCGGATCTTGCCCTCGCTCGCACGCTCCAAGAACAG GAGCGGGCGTATATGATGCTGACTATGAACAGTGAAGTCAGTGACTATGGGAGCTGGGAAACTGGAAGCTATGTATACGAAGAGGATGACGAGTACGAAACAGATGATGATCCTCAGGGAGATGCGCCAGATGTTAACGCTCATGAAGATGAAGGCAGGAATGCTGACGAAGAAGAAGTTGGGTATTCAGATGACGAAGCCTTTGCTAGAGCTATTCAGGAAGCTGAGGAAAGGGAAATGGCAGATAGGTTGTCTGCCTTAACTGGGTTAGCAAATC GGGTTGAAGATCCAGAGGAGGATGATCATACTTCTCAG GATGCCTGGGATGAGATGGATCCTGATGAGCTTTCATATGAG GAGTTGCTTGCGCTTGGCGATATTGTGGGAACCGAGAGTAGAGGGCTGTCTGCTGATACAATTGCATCTTTGCCTTCAAAAATATATAAAGATGGAGACAATCAGAACGGAACCAATGAATC TTGTGTTATATGTCGTCTGGACTATGAGGATGACGATGACTTGATACTTCTTCCATGCAAACATTCTTACCACTCGGAGTGCATAAATAACTGGTTGAAGATAAACAAG AGTTGCCCGGTATGCAGCGCAGAAGTTTCAACTTCCACAGCTGGACAAAGCTAA
- the LOC106343423 gene encoding E3 ubiquitin-protein ligase RING1-like: MSSGGNSTASTAPAVEKMFFCYQCNRTVNISISVSSAADPFCPLCSGGFLEEYDEPVPTLPPNLNPESGFFPMADPFSTLLPLLFGSSSAPPSSTNPSFFGPRSTQNQPQGGAFDPVSFLQNHLQHLQSSGTHVQFLIEDHPLDPSNRAPGHVGDYFFGPGLEQLIQQLAENDPNRYGTPPASKSAIEGLPTVKVSKDMLKSEMNQCAVCMDEFEDGGDVKQMPCKHVFHQDCLMPWLELHNSCPVCRYELPTDDPDYESRGQGQGGQTSGDGGQTPRSFSVQLPWTFGGRRDGSGSGAPGSGGGGGGGGGGSNLGTRQEDLD, encoded by the coding sequence ATGTCTTCCGGCGGAAACTCAACTGCCTCCACCGCCCCCGCGGTCGAAAAGATGTTCTTTTGCTACCAGTGCAACCGCACAGTCAACATCTCAATCTCAGTCTCCTCCGCCGCTGATCCTTTCTGCCCTCTTTGCTCCGGCGGCTTTCTTGAAGAATACGACGAACCCGTCCCTACTCTACCCCCGAATCTCAATCCCGAATCCGGTTTCTTCCCCATGGCGGATCCTTTCTCCACCTTGCTCCCTCTCCTCTTCGGCTCCTCCTCCGCTCCTCCTTCCTCCACAAACCCGAGCTTCTTCGGACCCCGCTCTACCCAGAACCAGCCTCAAGGCGGCGCCTTTGATCCGGTTTCCTTCCTCCAGAACCATCTCCAGCATCTCCAATCCAGCGGCACGCACGTGCAGTTCTTGATCGAGGATCATCCTCTGGATCCGTCTAACCGAGCCCCGGGGCATGTCGGGGACTACTTCTTCGGCCCTGGTCTCGAGCAGCTGATTCAGCAGCTAGCGGAGAATGATCCCAACCGCTACGGAACTCCTCCTGCTTCGAAATCGGCTATCGAAGGGCTGCCGACTGTTAAGGTGAGTAAGGACATGTTGAAGTCTGAGATGAACCAGTGTGCTGTTTGTATGGATGAGTTTGAGGATGGCGGCGATGTGAAGCAGATGCCTTGCAAGCATGTGTTTCATCAGGATTGTTTGATGCCGTGGCTGGAGTTGCATAACTCTTGTCCCGTTTGTCGGTATGAGTTGCCTACGGATGATCCTGATTATGAGAGCAGGGGTCAGGGGCAAGGAGGTCAGACGAGTGGGGATGGTGGGCAGACTCCGAGGAGCTTTAGTGTACAGCTTCCTTGGACGTTTGGTGGGAGACGGGATGGTTCAGGGTCAGGAGCACCTGGAAGTGGTGGTGGTGGAGGTGGAGGTGGAGGTGGGTCCAATCTTGGGACCAGGCAGGAAGATTTGGACTGA
- the LOC106343584 gene encoding uncharacterized protein LOC106343584, which produces MTSSRELQYLEYTYRNNRPTTGLLNSIFMTTVNTAARSLVSVATTASTPELASRRWSASDHLSFASGLLTAAAENALVTASAPSSSSTALVKYSGSADLGTMVCDGVDVPSVNSLGRALCHALALMNEIPVTSRKYQFAMGMAEKIMEENAQSCNVELLDVNRVALASSFARTTARLHDSLKRSRTAEEPVGGLPLRLVSALPLGGYVASYVSGVSTCINTVRSLADMTGNLLSQSRRRESALVRAGGFQENEVELAVEKLAEELLWMTEKLRRYGAVEEGIKRWSYASGLASLSLTAAPRVQGLLVKISALLIGEMARDGTQVPGQVKFRLLANWLPLFSHARLGLAFPVLTGYERVEVERAIDKAISTLPALDQEILLTNWLQDFSVSATEWPNLTPAYDRWCNSTRQFFM; this is translated from the exons ATGACGTCGTCAAGGGAGCTACAATACTTGGAGTACACATACAGAAACAATCGCCCAACGACGGGTCTCCTCAACTCCATCTTCATGACCACCGTCAACACGGCCGCTCGTTCTCTCGTCTCCGTCGCCACCACCGCCTCCACACCGGAGCTGGCTTCTAGGCGATGGTCAGCTTCGGACCACCTCAG TTTCGCTTCGGGTCTTCTTACCGCGGCGGCTGAGAACGCTTTGGTAACGGCTTCAGCTCCCTCATCGTCGTCAACGGCTTTGGTGAAGTATTCAGGGTCGGCGGATTTGGGTACAATGGTTTGTGACGGCGTTGATGTGCCTTCCGTTAACTCTCTCGGTAGAGCACTTTGTCAC GCACTAGCGCTAATGAACGAGATTCCAGTAACCTCAAGAAAGTACCAATTTGCCATGGGAATGGCTGAGAAGATCATGGAAGAGAACGCCCAGAGCTGCAACGTGGAACTACTTGACGTAAATCGAGTGGCCCTCGCGTCTTCCTTTGCACGCACCACTGCGCGTTTACATGACTCCTTGAAACGTTCTAGAACCGCAGAGGAACCTGTTGGTGGTCTGCCTCTGCGTCTGGTCAGTGCCCTTCCTCTAGGAGGCTATGTTGCCTCTTACGTGAGTGGGGTGAGCACGTGCATCAACACGGTGAGGTCCTTGGCGGATATGACTGGTAACTTGTTATCGCAGAGTAGGAGGAGAGAGTCTGCGTTGGTGAGAGCTGGTGGTTTTCAGGAGAATGAGGTTGAACTGGCGGTGGAGAAGCTGGCGGAGGAGCTGTTGTGGATGACGGAGAAACTTAGGCGTTATGGTGCGGTGGAAGAAGGTATTAAACGGTGGAGCTACGCTTCTGGTTTAGCTTCCTTGTCTCTTACGGCTGCTCCTAGGGTGCAAGGCCTCTTGGTTAAGATTTCAG CGCTCTTAATTGGAGAGATGGCACGAGACGGCACACAAGTTCCAGGACAAGTGAAGTTCAGGCTCCTTGCAAACTGGCTACCGTTGTTCAGTCACGCAAGGCTTGGGCTAGCGTTTCCAGTTCTGACGGGTTATGAGAGGGTTGAGGTGGAACGAGCCATAGACAAAGCGATATCTACATTGCCTGCATTAGACCAAGAGATCTTACTCACAAACTGGCTCCAAGATTTCTCAGTCTCCGCCACTGAGTGGCCCAATCTCACCCCAGCGTACGACCGTTGGTGCAACTCCACTCGCCAGTTTTTCATGTAG